A genomic region of Streptomyces rimosus contains the following coding sequences:
- a CDS encoding FAD-dependent monooxygenase codes for MMQTVSPHPAHARTVLVSGASVAGLALAHWLRRHGFAPTVVERAPAIRPGGQAIDVRGAALDVLDRMDLLAAARAARTRMRGMSMLDADGNELWRSTEMTLSGGRLDGDDIELLRDDLTGLLYERARDGVEYVFGDSIAALDQRPDGIRVTFERTEPRDFDLVVGADGLHSKVRALAFGPEERFIRHLGAYVAVFATDNFLGLEDWQIWVQDADRASLCVYPARGNTEVRATVGFRSEPIGLDHRDTARQRAVMAERLAHLGWETPRLLKAMREAPDFHCDAMAQIQLDRWADDRVALVGDAGYCASPLSGQGTSLALVGAYVLAAELGRANGEYSTAFARYEQRMRPYVARNQALATEDMSGAAGEAALDAAKDAITLDE; via the coding sequence GTTTCCCCACACCCCGCGCACGCCCGGACCGTGCTCGTCTCCGGCGCGAGCGTCGCCGGGCTCGCCCTCGCCCACTGGCTGCGCCGCCACGGCTTCGCGCCGACGGTGGTCGAGCGGGCCCCGGCCATACGGCCCGGCGGGCAGGCGATCGACGTGCGCGGCGCGGCGCTCGATGTCCTGGACCGCATGGACCTGCTGGCGGCAGCGCGTGCGGCGCGCACCCGGATGCGCGGGATGTCGATGCTCGACGCGGACGGCAACGAGCTGTGGCGCTCGACGGAGATGACGCTCAGCGGCGGCCGGCTGGACGGTGACGACATCGAACTGCTCCGTGACGATCTGACGGGGCTGCTGTACGAGCGGGCCCGGGACGGGGTCGAGTACGTCTTCGGGGACTCGATCGCCGCCCTCGACCAGCGTCCGGACGGTATCCGCGTGACCTTCGAACGCACCGAACCCCGGGACTTCGACCTGGTGGTCGGGGCCGACGGACTGCACTCGAAGGTGCGCGCTCTGGCCTTCGGGCCCGAAGAGCGGTTCATCCGTCATCTCGGGGCCTATGTCGCCGTGTTTGCGACGGACAACTTCCTCGGCCTGGAGGACTGGCAGATATGGGTCCAGGACGCCGACCGCGCGAGCCTGTGCGTCTATCCGGCGCGCGGCAACACCGAGGTCCGGGCCACCGTCGGATTCCGGTCGGAGCCCATCGGCCTCGACCACCGGGACACGGCCCGGCAGCGGGCGGTGATGGCCGAGCGGCTGGCTCACCTGGGCTGGGAGACACCCCGCCTGCTGAAGGCCATGCGCGAGGCGCCCGACTTCCACTGCGACGCGATGGCCCAGATCCAACTGGACCGCTGGGCGGACGACAGGGTCGCGCTGGTCGGCGACGCGGGGTACTGCGCTTCGCCGCTGTCCGGCCAGGGCACCAGCCTCGCACTGGTGGGCGCGTACGTTCTGGCGGCGGAACTGGGCCGGGCGAACGGGGAGTACAGTACGGCGTTCGCCCGCTACGAGCAGCGGATGCGGCCGTACGTGGCCCGCAATCAGGCCCTGGCCACGGAAGATATGTCGGGCGCCGCCGGAGAAGCGGCCCTCGACGCGGCGAAGGACGCGATCACGCTCGATGAGTGA